The DNA region GGGCGGCGGCCGCGGCGACTTGGGGGCCGGTGGCGAGGAGTTCGCCGCCCGCCTCCTCCAGCCGGGTGAGACGGCGGGCCGGATCCATGGACGTACGGACCGGCCCGTGCCCGTGCCCCTGGGCCAGCCTCAACTTGCCGACTGAACCGCCCTCACTGCCTTCGCCGCCCTGGCCTCCCTCGCCGCTCTCGACCGTGAGGTGGAGGGTGGCCGCGTCTCCGTCCAGCGCGTACGAGCCGTTCAGGGCCACCGTCGCGATCGTCTCTCCGGATGCCAGCCCCGGCAGGAACCTCTTCGCCAGGCCCGGTTCCGTCAGCAGCGCGGCCGCCGCGACCGTCTCCACGAGCGGGCCCGGTACCGCGTGCCGCCCCAACTCCACGAAGGCGACGGCCAGTTCGACGGGGAGCGGCCCGACGCCCTCGTACGCCTCGGGGACCGCAAGCGCGAACACTCCCGCGTCGGCGATACGGGTCCACAGGGCCCGCCCGGCCGTATGGTCACCGGCGCCCCACGACCGTACGACCGACGGGGTGTCCGCCGCCGTCAGCAGGGCGTCCAGCGAGTGGGCGAAGGCGCGTTGTTCGTCGTCCAGGAGGAATCGCATCAGCGGCGTCCCTTCGGCAGGCCCAGAAGGCGTTCGGCGATGATGTCGCGCTGGATCTCGTTCGTGCCCGCGTAGATGGGACCGGCGAGGGAGAAGACGTACCCCTCGGCCCAGCCGCCGTGCTCCTCCCCGCCCGCGTCCGTCAACTCCCCATCCCCGCCCAGGAGATCGAGCGCCGTCTCGTGCAGCGCGATGTCGTACTCGGACCAGAAGACCTTGTTCAGGCTGGACTCCGGGCCGATGGGCTCGCCGTCGAGGAAACGGGAGGCGCCCGCGTACGTGAACAGCTGGTACGCGCGGGCGCCGATCACCGCGTCGGCCACCCGGTCCCGGGTGAACGGGTCCCGGCCGCGCGCCCGCCAGAGCGCGGCCAGCCGGTCGGCCGAGGCCAGGAAGCGGCCGGGGGAACGGAGGGTCAGACCGCGCTCGTTGCCCGCCGTCGACATGGCGACCCGCCAGCCCCGGCCGGGCTCGCCGATCACGTCCTCGTCCGGCACGAACACGTCGTCCAGGAAGAGTTCGGCGAAGGCCGGCTTGCCGTCCAGGCGGCCGATCGGGCGGACGGTCACGCCCGGCGCCCGCAGGTCGAACATCAGGTAGGTGAGGCCCTGGTGGGGCTTCGGGGTGTCCGGCTCGCTGCGGAACAGGCCGAACGCGCGGTCGGCGAACGCGGCCCGCGACGACCACGTCTTCTGCCCGCTCAGCAGCCAGCCGCCGTCCGTGCGCACCGCCCTGGACCTGAGGGAGGCGAGGTCGGACCCGGCCTCGGGTTCGGACCAGGCCTGCGCCCAGACGACCTCGCCGGAGGCCATCGGCGGCAGGATCCGGGCCCGCTGTTCCTCGGTGCCGTGGTCGAAGAGGGTCGGCGCGAGGAGGTTGATGCCGTTCTGGCCGACCCGGCCCGGCGCGCCCGCCGCGTAGTACTCCTCCTCGAAGACCAGCCACCGCAGAAGCCCCGCGTCCCGTCCGCCGTACGCGGCCGGCCAGGACACCACCGACCAGCGGTCCGCGGCGAGTTCGGCCTCCCAGGCGCGGTGTGCGGCGAAGCCCTCCTCGGTCTCCAGGGAGGGCAGCGGCGGCGACGGGACGTGCGCGTGCAGCCAGGCGCGCGCCTCGGCGCGGAAGGCGTCCTGGTCGGCCGTGAAGTCGAGGTCCATCAGCGGCGATCCTTCCCTAACAAGTGTTTGGTAGGTTAGCGTGGCGTCATGACAGGCGTCGAGAGTCCGGCATACGTGCCCGGGCACGGGCTGCTGAAGGGGCGCACCGCAGTGGTGACCGCCGCCGCGGGCGCGGGCATCGGCGGGGCCACCGCGCGCCGCTTCCTGGAGGAGGGCGCGCGCGTGCTGATCAGCGACGCGCACGCGCGACGACTCAAAGAGTTCGAGGCCGAGCTGGCCGGGGAGTTCGAGGGCGTCTCGGCGCTCGCGTGCGACGTCACCGACGAGGCCCAGGTGCAGGCGCTCTTCGAGGCCGCCCTGCGACTGCACGGGCGGCTCGACATCGTGGTCAACAACGCCGGTCTCGGCGGGACTTCGGCCCTCGTCGACATGAGCGACGAGCAGTGGTCGAAGGTGCTCGACGTCACCTTGAACGGCACCTTCCGGTGCACGCGAGCGGCGCTGCGGGCCTTCCGGGCGGGCGGGCACGGTGGCGTGATCGTCAACAACGCCTCCGTCGTCGGCTGGCGCGCCCAGGCAGGGCAGGCGCACTACGCGGCGGCGAAGGCGGGGGTCATGGCGCTCACCCGGTGCGCGGCGATCGAGGCGGCGGAGCACGGAGTGCGCGTCAACGCGGTCTCGCCCAGTCTCGCCATGCACCCGCACCTGGTGAAGGTGACCTCGCCCGAACTGCTGGAGGAACTGACGGAACGCGAGGCCTTCGGGAGGTACGCCGAGCCGTGGGAGGT from Streptomyces sp. NBC_00258 includes:
- a CDS encoding acyl-CoA dehydrogenase family protein, yielding MRFLLDDEQRAFAHSLDALLTAADTPSVVRSWGAGDHTAGRALWTRIADAGVFALAVPEAYEGVGPLPVELAVAFVELGRHAVPGPLVETVAAAALLTEPGLAKRFLPGLASGETIATVALNGSYALDGDAATLHLTVESGEGGQGGEGSEGGSVGKLRLAQGHGHGPVRTSMDPARRLTRLEEAGGELLATGPQVAAAAAHALTWARLATAAQALGVGLTLLDRTVAYVKQRSQFGVPIGSFQAVKHRLADAKIALEFARPLLFGAALTMDPADVTAAKVTACEAAYRTARTALQLHGAIGYTAEYDLSLWLTRARALRTAWGTPGECRELVLE
- a CDS encoding acyl-CoA dehydrogenase family protein gives rise to the protein MDLDFTADQDAFRAEARAWLHAHVPSPPLPSLETEEGFAAHRAWEAELAADRWSVVSWPAAYGGRDAGLLRWLVFEEEYYAAGAPGRVGQNGINLLAPTLFDHGTEEQRARILPPMASGEVVWAQAWSEPEAGSDLASLRSRAVRTDGGWLLSGQKTWSSRAAFADRAFGLFRSEPDTPKPHQGLTYLMFDLRAPGVTVRPIGRLDGKPAFAELFLDDVFVPDEDVIGEPGRGWRVAMSTAGNERGLTLRSPGRFLASADRLAALWRARGRDPFTRDRVADAVIGARAYQLFTYAGASRFLDGEPIGPESSLNKVFWSEYDIALHETALDLLGGDGELTDAGGEEHGGWAEGYVFSLAGPIYAGTNEIQRDIIAERLLGLPKGRR
- a CDS encoding SDR family oxidoreductase gives rise to the protein MTGVESPAYVPGHGLLKGRTAVVTAAAGAGIGGATARRFLEEGARVLISDAHARRLKEFEAELAGEFEGVSALACDVTDEAQVQALFEAALRLHGRLDIVVNNAGLGGTSALVDMSDEQWSKVLDVTLNGTFRCTRAALRAFRAGGHGGVIVNNASVVGWRAQAGQAHYAAAKAGVMALTRCAAIEAAEHGVRVNAVSPSLAMHPHLVKVTSPELLEELTEREAFGRYAEPWEVANVIVFLASDYSSYMTGESVSVSSQRA